In Thermoanaerobacterium sp. PSU-2, one genomic interval encodes:
- the istB gene encoding IS21-like element helper ATPase IstB — MSEINVAKETIKLYAKQLKLPTFAQYTSIIRRMDSNMGYEEFLIELMKKEIASRQENQQKRRIHKAGFPYLKTLDEFDYTRLKYVEQAFIWELATCEFISKRQNVIMIGNTGTGKTHISIGLGLKACKEGYNVKFYTVANLVTELTEAQEYKKLLKLEKQLEKVDLLILDELSYLCFNRNQADLLFRIISDRSEKGSVIVSTNLEFSRWTEMFDNTTMVAALVDRLTFRSHVLNMNGESFRR; from the coding sequence ATGAGTGAAATAAATGTAGCTAAAGAAACAATAAAACTTTATGCCAAACAGCTAAAATTGCCTACTTTTGCACAATACACAAGTATTATTAGACGTATGGATAGCAATATGGGATATGAGGAATTTCTCATAGAATTAATGAAAAAAGAAATAGCTTCCAGGCAAGAAAATCAGCAAAAGCGCCGCATACACAAAGCGGGATTCCCTTACCTGAAAACCCTTGACGAATTTGATTATACCAGACTCAAATACGTCGAACAAGCCTTTATATGGGAACTTGCCACATGTGAATTTATATCCAAACGGCAGAATGTCATTATGATAGGAAACACTGGCACAGGCAAAACTCATATTTCAATAGGCTTAGGGTTAAAGGCTTGTAAAGAGGGATATAACGTAAAGTTCTATACAGTTGCCAATCTTGTCACAGAACTTACAGAAGCACAAGAGTACAAAAAGCTTCTAAAACTTGAAAAACAGCTAGAAAAAGTGGACCTATTGATTCTAGATGAACTTTCATATCTATGCTTTAATAGGAACCAAGCTGATTTATTATTTAGGATAATTTCGGACCGTAGTGAAAAAGGAAGTGTAATAGTATCTACGAACCTTGAATTTTCAAGATGGACAGAAATGTTTGATAATACTACTATGGTAGCAGCATTAGTAGATCGTCTAACTTTCCGTTCACATGTATTAAATATGAATGGAGAATCTTTCAGGCG
- the istA gene encoding IS21 family transposase, whose protein sequence is RIYHRLVEEKGFKGGESTVRLAVQQLKDEIPKAFVPLEFDPGEAAQVDWGEATVYLDNKKVTINLFCMRLCYSCDIFVMAFYRQNEESFLEGNVKAFEHFGGVPHKLIFDNARVAVKEGFGSHAKPKARYQALSAHYAFKMEFCNPSKGNEKGLVENLVGWVRRNILVPVPRVKDIDELNQILMTNCLKYRSHQIRGHEQTVGQMYEIDKSLLYSLPKYVFDSSKSISVSVDEYSTVRFDRNNYSVPVKYVGKNVSIKAYGNILTIFYRGQEIAKHNRSYGSNKTTYKLEHYIDLLEQKPRAVFNAKPVKDHVKQELLEWGQILPGGARDMVKILRLCVDYGSDKLVEIKKQIPAGVTPTVDLIRSYLTDYSTPVKSTQKIIDTVNVEEVDLSIYDKQYGVAR, encoded by the coding sequence AAGGATATATCATCGTCTAGTAGAAGAAAAAGGATTTAAAGGTGGAGAATCCACAGTAAGATTGGCTGTACAACAACTAAAAGATGAAATACCAAAAGCATTTGTACCCCTTGAATTTGATCCGGGAGAAGCAGCACAAGTAGATTGGGGTGAAGCCACTGTGTACCTTGACAACAAAAAAGTTACTATAAATCTTTTCTGTATGCGACTCTGCTATAGTTGTGATATTTTTGTAATGGCATTTTATCGCCAAAATGAGGAATCATTTTTAGAAGGTAATGTAAAAGCATTTGAACATTTTGGTGGTGTACCCCACAAACTGATTTTTGATAATGCGAGAGTTGCAGTAAAGGAAGGTTTTGGGTCTCATGCCAAGCCTAAGGCTCGTTATCAAGCATTAAGTGCACATTATGCATTTAAAATGGAATTCTGCAATCCAAGCAAAGGAAATGAGAAAGGGCTGGTAGAAAATCTCGTAGGCTGGGTAAGACGCAATATTTTAGTTCCTGTCCCAAGAGTAAAAGATATTGATGAGTTAAACCAAATTCTTATGACAAACTGTTTGAAATACCGTTCCCATCAGATACGGGGCCATGAACAGACAGTCGGCCAAATGTATGAAATAGACAAATCATTATTATACTCACTTCCTAAATATGTGTTTGATTCAAGTAAAAGCATATCAGTCAGTGTAGACGAGTATTCAACAGTGCGTTTTGATAGAAACAATTATTCAGTACCAGTAAAATATGTAGGCAAAAATGTCAGTATCAAAGCATATGGAAATATACTAACCATCTTCTATCGTGGACAGGAAATTGCTAAACATAACAGAAGCTATGGTTCCAACAAAACCACTTACAAGCTAGAACATTACATAGATCTATTAGAGCAAAAACCCAGAGCTGTATTCAATGCAAAGCCTGTAAAAGACCATGTCAAACAAGAATTATTAGAGTGGGGACAAATACTTCCTGGCGGAGCCAGAGACATGGTAAAAATTCTGAGACTTTGTGTAGACTACGGTTCAGATAAGCTTGTGGAGATTAAAAAACAAATTCCAGCAGGTGTTACACCTACTGTTGATTTAATCCGCAGTTATTTAACAGATTACAGCACACCGGTGAAAAGTACACAAAAAATTATAGATACAGTAAATGTAGAAGAAGTTGATTTAAGTATATACGATAAACAATATGGGGTGGCACGATGA